A single genomic interval of Salinarchaeum sp. IM2453 harbors:
- a CDS encoding metal ABC transporter ATP-binding protein, translating into MESMETPVIELEDVSFSYGSTTAVKDVSLSVESGDFLGLIGPNGSGKTTLLHLMLGVKSPDRGSVKLFGKPAAKFDSGERLGYVSQRATDRGEIMPVTVWETVLMGRFAHVGHRRIRDEDRQKAANALERVGIEHLADRRINELSGGQRQRTFIARALASEADLLALDEPTVGVDMESQADFYELLGELNQEGITIILVEHDIEALTKHVDEIICINKSLYYHGDTAAFLESDALEDAYGSNVGFLQHNHP; encoded by the coding sequence ATGGAATCGATGGAAACGCCGGTTATTGAACTTGAAGACGTGTCTTTTTCATATGGCTCAACCACAGCCGTTAAAGACGTATCTCTAAGTGTTGAAAGTGGAGATTTTCTCGGCCTGATTGGACCAAATGGATCAGGGAAGACGACACTTCTTCATCTTATGCTTGGTGTCAAATCGCCTGACAGGGGCTCTGTCAAGCTATTTGGTAAGCCAGCAGCAAAATTTGACTCTGGTGAACGGCTTGGTTATGTCTCTCAGCGAGCAACAGATCGCGGCGAGATTATGCCGGTGACTGTCTGGGAAACTGTATTGATGGGCCGATTTGCGCATGTTGGACATCGGCGCATTCGTGATGAAGATCGACAAAAAGCAGCCAATGCGCTTGAACGAGTTGGGATTGAACATCTCGCAGATCGACGCATCAATGAACTCTCTGGTGGACAGCGGCAACGGACGTTTATTGCTAGAGCCTTAGCCTCGGAAGCGGATTTGCTTGCCTTGGATGAGCCGACCGTAGGCGTTGACATGGAATCGCAAGCAGACTTTTATGAACTTCTTGGAGAACTCAATCAAGAAGGAATCACGATCATACTTGTCGAACACGATATAGAGGCATTGACAAAGCACGTTGATGAGATCATATGCATCAACAAGTCTCTGTACTACCACGGAGATACCGCAGCGTTTCTCGAATCGGACGCGCTTGAAGACGCGTATGGATCAAATGTCGGATTTCTACAACACAATCATCCATGA
- a CDS encoding metal ABC transporter permease, which translates to MSFEREYLSETTQGRSTRRTVELIGIGLSAVLGVTMFTFIIADWLRFAPIDSVATTSQAVFDNLLIIGGLIDFVLQTQVFYTTFSMRSLATGVLIGIVAPVVGTFLVHRQMALIGETLAHTAFAGVAAGVVFSGFTGWEGSWIYAALIVSVLGAVGLQWLTSHTKSYGDVPIAIVLSGSFAVGTLLISWGRDFAPIAVDIEGFLFGSLAIVTTDGARLVAFLTVGVIGLVIISYKQFLYITFDEQAAKVSGINVNFYNILLIAMTAVVVVGAMQILGVILVAAMLVVPVAAASQVSKSFRETLYLSVIIGQVSTIAGILFANYHSLPPGGSIVVIAIGIYLACVVISSYLAGRSVLIQQY; encoded by the coding sequence ATGAGCTTTGAACGAGAGTATCTTTCTGAAACGACACAGGGCAGGTCAACACGAAGGACAGTTGAACTTATAGGGATTGGTCTCTCTGCGGTCCTTGGCGTGACGATGTTTACTTTTATCATCGCAGATTGGCTTCGATTTGCTCCGATTGATTCAGTCGCAACCACCTCACAGGCTGTGTTCGATAACCTCCTGATCATCGGAGGGCTGATTGACTTTGTCCTCCAAACCCAGGTGTTTTACACAACATTCTCGATGCGGTCGTTAGCAACGGGAGTGCTAATCGGGATTGTTGCTCCTGTTGTTGGAACGTTTCTTGTACATCGGCAGATGGCGTTGATCGGTGAAACATTGGCACATACAGCATTTGCCGGTGTGGCTGCTGGTGTTGTGTTCAGCGGTTTTACTGGCTGGGAAGGGTCGTGGATCTATGCTGCCTTGATCGTCAGTGTGCTGGGAGCAGTCGGATTGCAGTGGCTAACTAGTCACACCAAGAGTTATGGTGATGTTCCTATTGCAATTGTGCTAAGCGGTAGCTTCGCCGTTGGAACGTTACTGATATCATGGGGGAGAGATTTTGCTCCAATTGCCGTTGATATTGAGGGATTTTTGTTCGGAAGCTTGGCGATTGTCACCACTGACGGTGCCCGCCTTGTTGCCTTCCTGACTGTTGGAGTCATTGGTCTTGTGATAATTTCCTACAAGCAGTTTCTGTATATCACATTTGATGAACAGGCAGCAAAAGTATCTGGAATTAACGTTAACTTCTATAATATATTGCTCATTGCGATGACGGCTGTTGTTGTTGTTGGTGCTATGCAGATCCTTGGGGTGATTCTTGTTGCTGCGATGCTTGTTGTTCCTGTTGCGGCTGCCTCACAGGTTTCTAAAAGCTTTAGGGAAACCTTGTATCTATCAGTAATTATCGGACAGGTATCGACGATCGCCGGGATACTCTTTGCAAACTATCACTCATTACCGCCTGGTGGCTCAATCGTTGTGATTGCAATCGGCATCTATCTCGCCTGTGTAGTTATCTCCTCGTACCTTGCCGGCCGATCAGTCCTAATTCAGCAATACTAA
- a CDS encoding metal ABC transporter solute-binding protein, Zn/Mn family, with translation MKKTRRKFIAGGAAAGAGALAGCTQLEEWLGLELTRADDEGYAAFFSLWDWAEEISGDHFSFENPVETGEMGHGWSPGGDLPANIARTAMFIYLDTPEFRWAQDLVEDLEADYPEVNVVNAMRTLGPHLIYLDDDTEFPEPDTDVDFHPDDIQTTGEIDVFDLRGEPSSDGMYWHNDHWHGDLQILKGEEVPITMVFENQDGDVLPLGLDEQGFELRGRLGDGEDENVIDIESDGDQIIITAKETGRTGLIFELHHEDQEEPVFVTTDTADAAGEDEPFTIDVSEDPEEIDNENHDPHVWVDPIHAKRMVDVIKQELQETDPDNADAYEENAEEYKKELDDIHEEFEEMVESANKDTAIFVGHDSYQYVEQRYEFDLETLTGISPDEEQSVPDEIMKVAEEHDIETVLYDPFEAGNPADGIPQEAELVMDEVDSVTNAEPLTPLEGTTREWEENGWGWVEQMRNINLESLRKALDAE, from the coding sequence GTGAAAAAGACACGACGTAAGTTTATTGCAGGCGGGGCAGCCGCTGGTGCAGGTGCACTAGCCGGATGTACTCAACTTGAGGAGTGGCTCGGGTTAGAGCTCACGCGTGCCGACGACGAGGGGTATGCCGCATTTTTTTCGCTGTGGGACTGGGCCGAGGAGATCAGTGGCGATCACTTTTCATTTGAGAATCCCGTTGAAACCGGAGAGATGGGTCATGGATGGAGTCCAGGAGGCGATTTACCCGCCAATATCGCCCGGACGGCGATGTTTATTTATTTGGATACCCCCGAATTTCGATGGGCACAAGACTTGGTTGAAGATCTTGAAGCTGATTACCCTGAGGTGAACGTTGTGAACGCGATGCGAACGCTTGGACCACATCTTATCTACCTAGACGACGATACCGAATTTCCTGAACCGGACACCGATGTTGATTTCCACCCGGATGACATACAAACGACAGGGGAAATTGATGTCTTTGACTTGCGAGGTGAGCCCTCATCCGATGGGATGTATTGGCACAATGACCACTGGCATGGTGATTTACAAATTCTAAAGGGTGAAGAAGTCCCGATTACGATGGTTTTTGAAAACCAAGATGGAGATGTATTACCGCTGGGTCTTGATGAGCAAGGCTTCGAACTACGTGGTCGCCTTGGAGACGGAGAAGATGAGAATGTCATTGACATTGAGTCTGATGGCGATCAAATTATTATTACAGCAAAAGAAACTGGACGAACTGGACTGATCTTTGAACTGCATCACGAAGATCAAGAAGAGCCTGTATTTGTAACCACTGATACCGCCGATGCTGCTGGTGAGGATGAACCGTTCACCATCGATGTTAGCGAAGATCCTGAAGAAATTGATAACGAAAACCATGATCCACACGTATGGGTTGATCCGATACACGCGAAACGAATGGTTGATGTAATTAAACAAGAATTGCAGGAAACGGATCCGGACAACGCTGATGCCTATGAGGAGAATGCAGAAGAGTATAAGAAAGAGCTTGACGATATCCATGAAGAATTTGAGGAGATGGTTGAATCAGCTAATAAAGATACCGCTATATTCGTCGGGCATGATTCTTACCAGTATGTTGAACAACGATATGAGTTTGACCTGGAAACGCTCACTGGAATATCGCCAGATGAAGAACAAAGTGTTCCGGATGAGATTATGAAGGTCGCTGAGGAACACGATATTGAAACAGTTTTATACGATCCGTTTGAGGCAGGGAATCCTGCGGACGGGATACCACAGGAAGCAGAACTAGTTATGGATGAAGTTGATTCTGTTACAAATGCTGAGCCACTCACCCCGCTCGAAGGGACAACACGGGAGTGGGAAGAAAATGGCTGGGGATGGGTAGAACAGATGCGCAACATCAATTTAGAGTCGCTGCGAAAAGCGCTAGACGCTGAGTGA
- a CDS encoding phosphotransacetylase family protein produces MTKTLLITSISEGAGKTAVLAALGQIASEQDKSVGYMKPLGTRLRSPAGKTLDEDPLLVRELLNLDAAADQMEPVVYSPSFIKEVIRGRVDIDSLHDEIRTAYDDIASGTDITLIEGGGSLATGGIANLTDQDVADLLSADVILITEYDKPADLDELLYAAETLDDRLAGVLFNRVSPVVEEELKTEVLPFLENQDIPVLGILPRVSDLAGVSVSELSSELGANELTTAGKDRTVEQFLVGAMGADAALKHFRRAQNAAVIVGGDRSDVHTTAIEAPGVSCLILTGAHRPADAVLRKANQHEVPMLLVSEDTLTAVERTESIIHEGRTRDEQTIIRMKELLHDHIPIDRLL; encoded by the coding sequence ATGACAAAGACACTACTCATAACAAGCATTTCGGAAGGTGCCGGCAAAACTGCTGTGCTGGCAGCTCTTGGACAGATTGCAAGCGAACAAGACAAGTCAGTTGGATATATGAAGCCGCTTGGCACACGTCTACGAAGCCCAGCAGGAAAGACACTTGATGAGGATCCGCTGCTTGTTCGAGAGTTGCTAAATCTTGATGCAGCCGCTGATCAGATGGAGCCTGTTGTATATTCACCGTCGTTCATAAAAGAGGTCATCCGAGGACGGGTAGACATTGATTCACTGCATGATGAAATCCGTACCGCATATGATGATATTGCGAGTGGGACTGACATTACGTTGATCGAAGGAGGAGGGTCACTTGCAACAGGCGGGATAGCAAACCTGACTGATCAGGATGTGGCTGATTTGCTTAGTGCTGATGTGATTTTAATTACAGAATACGACAAGCCAGCCGATCTTGATGAGCTATTGTATGCAGCTGAAACACTTGATGACCGGCTGGCTGGCGTTCTATTCAACCGCGTATCACCCGTAGTTGAGGAAGAACTTAAAACAGAAGTACTCCCGTTCCTTGAGAATCAAGACATCCCCGTTCTGGGGATTTTACCACGAGTTTCAGATCTAGCCGGGGTGTCTGTAAGCGAACTGTCAAGTGAATTAGGAGCAAATGAACTGACAACAGCCGGAAAAGACCGAACTGTTGAACAGTTCTTAGTTGGTGCAATGGGAGCAGATGCTGCGTTAAAGCATTTCAGAAGAGCACAAAATGCCGCAGTAATTGTCGGCGGGGACCGATCCGATGTCCACACAACAGCAATAGAGGCTCCAGGTGTTTCATGCTTAATTCTCACTGGTGCCCATCGACCGGCAGATGCCGTCCTACGAAAAGCGAACCAACACGAGGTCCCAATGTTGCTCGTCTCTGAAGACACGCTGACAGCCGTTGAACGGACCGAATCAATTATTCATGAGGGGAGAACCCGCGATGAACAGACGATCATACGAATGAAAGAACTGCTTCATGATCATATTCCAATTGATCGGTTGCTTTGA
- a CDS encoding small ribosomal subunit Rsm22 family protein produces MIPTESILNTAKYLRNIRPVNPDEMQEYVDGNPHPGVIRQTLRDHAVDLALREREDGLFVPVEDGPIEAIADRPTELPPKYVYRLEELLITEYGVDWAQGESGDQLRRTIRALKDAYYRQEAVEYNYTAALAYAIYHLPDYYAVTYDLLRELVDNRLLDRTLRILDVGAGVGGPAIGLSDILPDDVVIDYTAVEPSEATTVLEEMLAETHRNFHSTVQQQTAEELTLESEYDLVLFSNVLSELDDPHTTVKRYLDALATDGTMVLTAPADKNTSQTLRSVEQSVANGEITVFSPTVRLWPDESPSDDCWSFKELPEIAAPSVQEALEQHAHDEEHSPSEFLNTTVKYSYALLRKDGKTRLPTGPDPSEWIKFRNSERHVGNRVNCLAVKLSNNLSEGGNPLFRIGDGSQQADHFAVVPKQTQLNRDLIEASYASLLMIESGLVLWNDDEKAYNIIIDGESVVDRMAV; encoded by the coding sequence ATGATTCCAACTGAGTCAATTCTTAATACAGCAAAATATTTACGAAATATCCGTCCTGTTAACCCCGATGAGATGCAGGAATATGTAGATGGAAATCCACATCCAGGGGTTATAAGACAGACACTTCGAGATCATGCTGTCGATCTGGCGCTACGAGAACGTGAGGATGGGCTTTTTGTCCCAGTTGAGGATGGTCCCATCGAAGCAATTGCTGATCGGCCAACAGAGCTGCCACCAAAGTATGTATATCGGTTAGAAGAGTTACTCATTACTGAGTATGGTGTCGACTGGGCACAAGGAGAAAGCGGGGACCAATTACGCAGGACGATACGAGCTTTAAAAGACGCATATTACCGACAAGAAGCCGTTGAGTATAATTATACGGCTGCGCTTGCATACGCAATTTATCATTTACCAGACTACTATGCAGTCACGTACGATCTTCTTCGTGAGCTAGTCGATAATCGGCTTTTGGATCGTACCCTACGGATACTAGATGTCGGGGCAGGAGTTGGAGGCCCAGCCATTGGACTTTCCGATATATTACCTGATGACGTTGTAATCGATTACACAGCAGTTGAGCCGAGCGAAGCTACAACTGTCCTTGAAGAGATGTTAGCTGAAACACACCGGAACTTCCATTCGACGGTTCAACAACAAACAGCTGAAGAGCTTACTTTGGAATCAGAGTATGATCTGGTGTTGTTCTCGAATGTCCTGAGTGAGTTAGATGATCCACATACCACTGTGAAGCGATATTTAGACGCGCTTGCGACAGATGGGACGATGGTGCTCACAGCACCAGCAGACAAAAACACAAGTCAAACATTGCGTTCGGTTGAACAGTCAGTCGCAAATGGAGAGATTACGGTTTTTTCACCAACCGTACGTCTGTGGCCAGATGAGTCCCCAAGTGATGATTGCTGGTCATTTAAGGAACTCCCAGAGATTGCTGCACCGAGTGTACAAGAAGCATTAGAGCAGCATGCACATGACGAGGAGCACTCGCCTAGTGAATTTCTCAATACAACGGTAAAGTACAGTTATGCACTGCTCCGAAAGGATGGTAAAACACGTTTACCGACAGGTCCCGATCCCTCAGAGTGGATTAAATTCAGAAACTCAGAGCGACACGTCGGGAACCGAGTTAATTGTCTCGCCGTTAAATTAAGCAATAATCTCAGTGAAGGAGGAAATCCACTGTTTCGTATCGGCGATGGAAGTCAACAAGCCGATCACTTCGCTGTCGTTCCAAAACAGACACAGCTCAATCGGGATTTGATTGAGGCATCATATGCATCGTTATTGATGATTGAGTCTGGGCTGGTACTTTGGAACGACGATGAAAAAGCATACAATATTATTATTGACGGAGAATCAGTCGTTGATCGGATGGCTGTGTGA
- a CDS encoding acetate--CoA ligase family protein, with protein MQKLQTLFAPSAIAVVGATDREGAVGGAIFQNLQKNFEGKVYPVNPNRDVIFDKECYQDLASAPEVELVVIVVPAKVALQVLEEAGKVNIDNVIVISAGFSEQNDSGEMLEQQLIGIADEYDINLIGPNSLGVISTHSGMNASFGPALPQTGTISFMSQSGAFVTATIDWAIQRNIGFKDIVSLGNKAVVDETDLIKEWGDDPETDVVIGYLEGIDDGREFIDAARDVVMDTPVVLIKSGQTEAGARAAASHTGTMAGSEQAYEAGLRQAGVLRADSAEQLFDYARALAGLPSLDQNTVAVVTNAGGPGVMATDVIGESKLSLATFTEETIDAFDDCLPAGANIYNPVDIIGDAPVDRFVEAIKIALSDRNVGAVLVLGAPTAVLSYADLAEEMGALAESHDKPIMGCLMGGKEADAATKILDKHGIPNYFDPARAITGLEGLARLNTIRSREYHSFEPFDDVNSDRVEQILSDAVADGRSRLGVESMGILEAYGIPTPEGEIATSPSEAKEIAEQYENSVVMKIVSPDIVHKSDMGGVDVGVKQRDVEDAYERIVTNARRYQPDATILGVQVQQQVDLSETTELIIGTKYDSQFGQLVLAGLGGIFVEIFEDTAVRVGPVTDREAATMLSELRAYPLLRGARGRPAADEQSIIEIIQRLSQLVEDFPAIMELDINPVVARPNDAVAIDLRLTIDEGKL; from the coding sequence ATGCAGAAGTTGCAGACATTATTTGCACCATCTGCAATCGCTGTTGTTGGTGCAACCGATCGAGAAGGAGCAGTTGGAGGAGCTATTTTCCAGAATCTGCAGAAAAATTTTGAAGGTAAGGTCTACCCGGTTAATCCGAATCGTGATGTTATCTTTGACAAGGAGTGCTACCAGGATCTAGCTTCAGCTCCCGAGGTAGAACTTGTAGTGATTGTTGTACCTGCGAAAGTGGCACTCCAGGTGCTTGAAGAAGCGGGAAAAGTGAACATCGACAATGTAATTGTAATCTCTGCTGGGTTCTCTGAACAGAATGATAGTGGGGAGATGCTTGAACAGCAATTAATTGGTATAGCAGATGAATATGATATCAACTTGATTGGTCCAAACAGTCTTGGAGTCATCAGTACGCATTCTGGAATGAATGCATCGTTCGGTCCAGCTCTTCCTCAAACAGGGACGATCTCGTTCATGAGCCAATCTGGTGCATTTGTGACAGCGACAATTGACTGGGCGATACAACGGAACATTGGGTTCAAGGATATTGTCTCGCTCGGCAACAAAGCCGTGGTTGATGAAACAGATCTTATCAAAGAGTGGGGTGACGATCCGGAGACCGATGTTGTCATCGGATACTTAGAAGGTATCGATGATGGACGAGAATTCATTGATGCAGCTCGAGATGTTGTGATGGACACACCAGTTGTGTTGATCAAATCCGGTCAGACAGAAGCAGGAGCCCGAGCGGCAGCCTCACATACCGGTACAATGGCGGGAAGTGAACAGGCCTACGAGGCAGGATTACGACAGGCAGGGGTATTACGGGCAGATTCAGCAGAACAATTATTTGACTATGCGCGTGCACTTGCAGGCCTACCATCTCTTGATCAAAATACCGTTGCCGTTGTGACAAATGCAGGTGGTCCCGGGGTCATGGCGACAGATGTTATTGGTGAAAGTAAGCTCTCACTTGCGACGTTCACAGAAGAAACAATCGACGCATTTGATGACTGCCTCCCAGCGGGAGCAAACATATACAACCCAGTTGATATTATCGGAGATGCTCCTGTTGACCGTTTTGTCGAGGCAATCAAAATTGCACTCTCTGATAGAAACGTCGGGGCTGTGCTTGTTCTCGGAGCACCAACAGCAGTGCTATCGTATGCAGATCTAGCCGAAGAGATGGGAGCACTTGCTGAATCACATGACAAGCCGATCATGGGCTGTCTAATGGGTGGCAAAGAGGCAGACGCTGCGACAAAGATACTCGACAAACATGGGATTCCAAATTATTTCGATCCCGCTCGGGCGATCACCGGACTTGAGGGACTAGCAAGATTAAACACGATTCGATCTCGAGAGTACCACTCGTTTGAACCATTCGACGACGTAAACAGTGATCGTGTTGAACAAATCCTTTCTGACGCTGTTGCGGACGGGCGATCACGACTCGGTGTTGAGTCAATGGGTATCTTGGAAGCGTACGGAATTCCAACGCCAGAGGGAGAAATTGCCACCTCCCCGAGTGAGGCCAAGGAAATCGCAGAGCAATACGAGAATTCGGTCGTGATGAAGATTGTTAGCCCTGACATCGTGCATAAATCCGATATGGGAGGGGTCGATGTGGGGGTTAAGCAGAGAGATGTCGAGGATGCATATGAACGGATCGTAACAAACGCACGAAGATATCAGCCCGACGCGACAATTCTGGGCGTGCAGGTTCAACAGCAAGTCGACCTATCAGAAACAACGGAGCTTATTATCGGAACAAAATACGATAGTCAATTTGGTCAACTTGTTCTCGCTGGGCTTGGAGGGATCTTTGTTGAGATTTTTGAGGATACAGCGGTGCGTGTTGGTCCCGTCACAGACCGTGAGGCCGCGACAATGCTTTCTGAATTACGAGCATATCCGTTGCTACGGGGTGCACGCGGGCGCCCAGCCGCAGATGAGCAGTCTATAATCGAAATCATACAGCGACTATCCCAGTTAGTCGAAGATTTCCCAGCAATCATGGAATTAGATATCAACCCCGTTGTTGCCCGGCCAAACGACGCTGTTGCAATCGATTTGCGACTAACAATTGACGAAGGAAAACTATGA
- the surE gene encoding 5'/3'-nucleotidase SurE: protein MDRELEILLTNDDGIESDGLAAAYNALTDVGDVTVVAPADDQSMMGRALSTEVGITKHERGFAINGTPADCVVAGIQGLELDPDLVVAGINRGANMGGYVLGRSGTVSAAVEAAFFDIPAIATSLYIPTGEVAFHEVEVARDHYQAAANALGYLASNALEAGIFESADYLNVNAPVPGEADGSMHITRPSQRYEMSATHNGDSVTLHDRIWDKMNAGEIDEPIETDRGAVMSGVVSVSPLTAPHASIDNEPLQKVVDKFSLRRDIEVGETE, encoded by the coding sequence ATGGACCGCGAGTTGGAGATTTTGTTGACCAACGACGACGGCATTGAAAGCGATGGACTCGCAGCAGCCTATAACGCACTTACGGATGTTGGAGATGTAACGGTCGTTGCTCCAGCAGATGACCAAAGCATGATGGGCCGAGCCCTTTCAACTGAAGTAGGAATCACAAAGCACGAACGAGGGTTCGCAATTAATGGCACACCAGCTGATTGTGTTGTCGCTGGAATACAGGGACTTGAGCTTGATCCTGATCTTGTCGTTGCTGGAATTAATCGAGGTGCCAATATGGGTGGCTATGTGCTTGGACGTTCTGGGACAGTAAGTGCCGCCGTTGAAGCCGCATTTTTCGACATCCCTGCAATTGCTACCTCATTATATATTCCGACCGGAGAAGTTGCATTTCATGAAGTTGAGGTCGCCCGTGACCATTATCAGGCCGCCGCCAATGCTCTTGGATATCTTGCTTCAAATGCACTTGAGGCAGGCATCTTCGAGTCAGCTGACTATCTCAATGTAAATGCACCTGTTCCTGGGGAAGCAGACGGCTCAATGCATATTACACGACCATCACAGCGATATGAGATGTCAGCAACACATAATGGTGACTCTGTTACGCTCCATGATCGAATTTGGGATAAGATGAATGCTGGTGAGATTGATGAACCAATCGAGACAGACCGAGGAGCGGTAATGAGCGGAGTGGTTAGCGTATCGCCCTTAACGGCCCCACACGCAAGTATCGACAACGAACCACTTCAGAAGGTAGTAGATAAGTTTAGCTTGCGCAGAGATATTGAAGTCGGCGAAACCGAATAA